Proteins from a genomic interval of Choristoneura fumiferana chromosome 12, NRCan_CFum_1, whole genome shotgun sequence:
- the LOC141433492 gene encoding uncharacterized protein has protein sequence MKKGRTAKGNELSPAKMPLMRIRSVEIVFEDEMSACTDCILDKSMELIVSDSSDDSTKCVDDLEHLQEGGDDDSVTLNAEGDFSDDNSVSLKENAVSNDIPKPDSPQSNVHDMDTQALSESVTFPIEDVSLSLLVSEMGDSGRFTEDASTSHYPNSIETVPVSSCDDALLSQSFDAINLETASTIPSTLEISDISSIIDDERNKLFEYIDSNSGSSDSTAVCEGEGSRVQLLTPLPSAATLSDDDPTFCDSSDLQYDSFVDLGKF, from the coding sequence ATGAAAAAAGGCAGAACGGCCAAAGGCAACGAACTATCCCCGGCCAAAATGCCACTCATGAGAATAAGAAGCGTCGAGATCGTCTTTGAAGACGAAATGTCCGCTTGCACCGACTGCATACTCGATAAGAGCATGGAACTGATCGTCTCCGATAGTAGCGACGACTCTACCAAATGCGTCGACGACTTGGAGCATTTACAAGAGGGGGGCGACGATGATTCCGTTACGCTTAACGCGGAAGGTGACTTTTCTGATGACAATTCGGTTTCATTAAAAGAAAACGCTGTTAGCAACGACATTCCCAAGCCTGATAGTCCGCAGTCCAACGTCCATGATATGGATACGCAAGCGCTAAGCGAAAGCGTTACATTTCCAATCGAGGACGTCAGCTTGTCTCTTTTAGTGTCCGAAATGGGCGACTCCGGTCGATTCACCGAAGACGCTAGCACATCTCATTACCCGAATTCTATAGAAACTGTCCCCGTATCTTCATGCGACGATGCTTTGCTCTCTCAATCATTTGACGCTATAAACCTAGAAACCGCATCAACAATTCCGAGTACATTAGAGATATCAGATATTTCCAGTATCATTGATGATGAGAGAAACAAGCTGTTTGAGTACATAGATAGCAATAGTGGGAGTTCGGACAGCACGGCGGTGTGCGAGGGCGAAGGCTCGCGAGTGCAGCTTCTGACCCCGCTACCTAGCGCCGCGACTTTGTCCGACGACGACCCAACGTTCTGCGACAGTTCAGACCTACAATACGATTCCTTTGTAGACTTGGGCAAGTTCtaa